Proteins from a genomic interval of Schistocerca cancellata isolate TAMUIC-IGC-003103 chromosome 8, iqSchCanc2.1, whole genome shotgun sequence:
- the LOC126094792 gene encoding uncharacterized protein LOC126094792 — protein MFLGLLLLLPLVAEGSILGNLFCSLPDASTESLNITTANKTWYVNYQYAALPGMSVLAGCILVTQSPGESDNQMTIYERPSKLSSFAFSGTVTYDGNRMNVEVDGPLGLLLSVPHNVVWSEEDIFIEHFCVAGTEMANILTTYENPSNEVIERIWKIVEDHSEVDRKKFSKVDC, from the exons ATGTTCCTGggattactgctgctgctgcctttgGTGGCTGAGGGCTCGATCCTCGGTAATCTCTTCTGCTCGCTTCCTGATGCCTCAACAGAGAGCCTCAATATCACCACC GCAAACAAGACGTGGTACGTGAACTACCAGTATGCTGCCCTCCCCGGAATGTCCGTACTGGCTGGGTGCATTCTCGTCACACAGTCGCCAGGAGAAAGCGACAACCAGATGACCATCTACGAGAGACCAAGCAAGCTGTCCTC ATTCGCATTTAGTGGTACAGTTACTTATGATGGAAACCGAATGAACGTCGAAGTTGATGGCCCAT TGGGGCTTCTGCTTAGCGTGCCACACAACGTTGTTTGGTCTGAAGAGGATATCTTCATTGAACATTTCTGTGTCGCCGGCACAG agaTGGCCAACATCTTGACAACTTATGAAAACCCGAGCAACGAAGTAATCGAGCGCATATGGAAAATCGTTGAAGATCATTCTGAAGTAGACAGAAAAAAGTTTTCCAAGGTGGACTGTTAA